In a single window of the Oecophyllibacter saccharovorans genome:
- a CDS encoding HAD family hydrolase produces MVIFDCDGVLVGGENLSTALMGEEARKYGWNITNAEANKLFSGGELAKIGEKIAAHTGRKLPGNWAAMMEGRIVSLMRKEAKTVDGAEEMLRDVIDLGLPIRVGSNSSEAEMEAKFARTGLDEILEEERIHSGRDLNMPKPRPDIYLYAAAEEGIPPANCLVLEDSDAGVEAARKAGMACVLLRPFDKPAPQWPGLLRISHLDQFVPLLRKVLASQSQA; encoded by the coding sequence ATGGTGATATTCGACTGTGACGGCGTGCTGGTGGGAGGCGAGAATCTTTCCACTGCCCTGATGGGCGAAGAAGCCCGTAAATATGGCTGGAACATCACCAATGCCGAAGCCAACAAGCTGTTCAGCGGCGGAGAGCTGGCCAAGATCGGCGAGAAGATCGCAGCCCATACCGGGCGCAAGCTTCCGGGTAACTGGGCCGCCATGATGGAAGGGCGCATTGTCAGCCTGATGCGCAAGGAAGCCAAAACGGTGGACGGCGCTGAAGAGATGCTGCGTGACGTGATCGACCTCGGCCTGCCGATTCGCGTCGGCTCCAACTCTTCAGAGGCGGAGATGGAAGCCAAATTCGCGCGTACCGGTCTCGATGAAATCCTCGAGGAAGAGCGTATCCATTCCGGGCGTGACCTCAACATGCCCAAACCACGCCCCGATATCTATCTGTACGCTGCTGCTGAAGAGGGCATCCCGCCCGCCAATTGCCTGGTGCTGGAAGATTCGGATGCAGGGGTGGAAGCGGCCCGCAAGGCCGGCATGGCCTGTGTGCTTCTGCGTCCGTTTGACAAACCAGCCCCGCAATGGCCTGGACTGCTGCGCATTTCACACCTTGATCAGTTCGTGCCGCTGTTGCGGAAAGTCCTGGCAAGCCAGAGCCAGGCCTGA
- the proP gene encoding glycine betaine/L-proline transporter ProP, which translates to MIAKRKPLKPYTLKDVTIIEDAKVRRVIAAAALGNAMEWFDFGVYGYLVTALGKVFFPAVSSSVQLVATFATVSITFIMRPLGGFVFGLLGDRHGRQSVLAATIIIMSISTFCIGLIPSFASIGLWAPLLLLLCKMAQGFSVGGEYTGAAIFIAEYSPDRKRGFWSSFLDFGAFSGFIAGAGVVELLTMVMGPDAIVNWGWRLPFFLALPLGLLGIYFRHELEETPAFQQHTDSLAQDNQAKDAQKPAAPRKSAGQDEADKAVAGTAPRVSFKSILHQYWRALLICVGLVITAMMATHLMLTYMPSYLTGSLGYAPQSGVFIMLVVMVGMLFIQPMIGWMSDRVGRKPFFYAGSIGLILLSIPGFWGIDSGHPWLVFLGLFLFAALMNCFTGVCGSILPAMFPTAVRYSALASAFNIAVVAAGQSPTIMAALVSWTGNLMMPAYFMMGVGGVGLVTSIFMRETANMPLRGSKPMASSLEEAREILLEHYETLEEKIEAIDEEVELLLQRRKRLVEQHPHVD; encoded by the coding sequence GTGATCGCCAAACGAAAGCCCCTCAAGCCCTATACCCTCAAGGACGTCACCATCATCGAGGACGCCAAGGTGCGCCGCGTTATCGCCGCTGCAGCGCTGGGCAATGCGATGGAATGGTTCGATTTCGGCGTTTACGGCTATCTGGTCACGGCACTTGGCAAGGTCTTCTTTCCGGCCGTCAGCAGCTCGGTCCAGCTGGTGGCCACTTTTGCCACCGTATCGATCACATTCATCATGCGCCCTCTGGGCGGCTTCGTGTTCGGGCTGCTGGGCGACAGGCATGGCCGCCAGAGCGTGTTGGCAGCCACCATCATCATCATGTCGATCAGCACGTTCTGCATCGGCCTCATCCCCTCATTTGCCAGTATCGGCCTCTGGGCGCCGCTGCTTCTGCTGCTGTGCAAGATGGCGCAGGGCTTCTCGGTGGGCGGTGAGTATACCGGCGCGGCCATCTTCATTGCTGAGTATTCCCCCGACCGCAAACGCGGCTTCTGGAGCAGCTTTCTCGATTTCGGCGCTTTCTCGGGCTTCATCGCCGGCGCCGGCGTGGTGGAACTGCTGACCATGGTCATGGGGCCTGACGCCATCGTGAACTGGGGCTGGCGCCTGCCCTTCTTCCTGGCTCTGCCGCTGGGGCTGCTGGGAATCTATTTCCGCCATGAGCTCGAGGAAACGCCAGCCTTCCAGCAGCATACCGACAGTCTGGCCCAAGACAATCAGGCAAAAGACGCCCAGAAACCTGCCGCACCCCGCAAATCTGCCGGCCAGGATGAAGCTGACAAGGCGGTTGCAGGCACCGCGCCGCGCGTATCGTTCAAGAGCATCCTGCATCAGTACTGGCGTGCCCTGCTGATCTGCGTCGGTCTTGTCATCACCGCCATGATGGCGACGCATCTGATGCTGACCTACATGCCGAGCTATCTGACGGGCAGCCTGGGCTACGCGCCTCAGAGCGGCGTGTTCATCATGCTGGTTGTGATGGTGGGCATGCTGTTCATCCAGCCCATGATCGGCTGGATGTCGGACCGGGTCGGGCGCAAGCCGTTCTTCTATGCCGGCAGCATCGGGCTGATTCTCCTCTCGATCCCGGGCTTCTGGGGGATCGACAGCGGGCATCCCTGGCTCGTGTTTCTGGGCCTGTTCCTGTTTGCAGCCCTGATGAACTGCTTTACCGGCGTCTGCGGTTCCATCCTGCCGGCCATGTTCCCCACAGCCGTGCGTTACAGCGCGCTGGCCAGCGCCTTCAACATCGCGGTAGTTGCCGCCGGTCAGTCTCCGACCATCATGGCCGCCCTGGTGAGCTGGACGGGCAACCTGATGATGCCTGCCTATTTCATGATGGGCGTCGGCGGGGTCGGGCTGGTCACGTCGATCTTCATGCGTGAAACCGCCAACATGCCCCTGCGCGGCTCCAAGCCGATGGCCTCCAGCCTCGAGGAAGCGCGCGAGATCCTGCTCGAGCATTATGAAACGCTGGAAGAGAAGATCGAGGCGATCGACGAAGAGGTGGAACTGCTGCTGCAGCGCCGCAAACGCCTGGTGGAACAACACCCCCATGTCGACTGA
- a CDS encoding DUF421 domain-containing protein: MMFYLWTLLKLLTGFGFVLAYLNLSGRTQFSQMNAIDLIGNFILGGVIGGVLYTDAIAYHTYVAVLAMSILVLMGLNMLCRRFHLFRNVTIGRPIPIIRNGHFLVRNIEDQNNRVDILNVASQLNLQGIFSFDEVAYAQIEPNGSLTVTCDPNRIPAPIVICNGLIRETELEEVGQSREELLADMEKLGIPSPEDVLLAEYRYYPASPGVLHDSGASPMAGHFHYVCMNGDVLPHAAPERISPQSVAPATPFKSAGLPPYLKSSTEGPARAGATS, from the coding sequence ATGATGTTCTATCTCTGGACGCTCCTCAAACTCCTGACCGGCTTCGGCTTCGTCCTGGCCTATCTCAACCTGTCAGGGCGCACCCAGTTCTCACAGATGAATGCCATTGACCTGATCGGCAATTTCATTCTGGGCGGCGTTATCGGTGGCGTGCTTTATACCGATGCCATCGCGTATCACACCTATGTGGCAGTACTGGCCATGAGCATCCTGGTGCTCATGGGCCTCAACATGCTCTGCCGCCGCTTCCACCTGTTCCGCAATGTCACGATCGGCCGGCCCATTCCCATCATCCGCAACGGGCATTTCCTGGTCCGCAATATCGAGGACCAGAACAATCGGGTGGACATCCTCAACGTCGCCTCTCAGCTCAACCTGCAAGGCATCTTTTCCTTTGATGAGGTTGCTTATGCCCAGATCGAGCCCAACGGATCGCTAACCGTCACCTGTGACCCCAATCGCATTCCAGCACCGATCGTCATCTGCAACGGCCTTATCCGCGAAACAGAGCTGGAAGAGGTGGGGCAGAGCCGTGAAGAGCTGCTGGCGGATATGGAAAAACTGGGCATTCCCTCGCCTGAAGACGTGCTGCTGGCAGAATACCGCTATTATCCTGCCTCCCCCGGCGTGCTGCATGACAGCGGCGCCTCGCCCATGGCCGGGCATTTTCATTATGTCTGCATGAATGGTGACGTTCTGCCTCATGCAGCGCCCGAACGCATCAGCCCGCAATCAGTAGCCCCCGCTACCCCCTTCAAGAGCGCCGGTCTGCCGCCTTATCTTAAGAGCAGCACTGAAGGGCCGGCGCGCGCAGGCGCCACAAGCTGA
- a CDS encoding DUF6232 family protein produces MFTSPLPPLFQNGTVALTSSGLQVGEKLYALKRIRAVRLSNRISRTAAMLLFAALALGVICCVLSGWELVVAAILAVACLGRAWWLGRRSFRVLILSLTPEQGATGAPTDTAVLASQDHALIDDLAQSLGRTLQQNTDAASQSAASKEG; encoded by the coding sequence ATGTTCACCTCTCCCCTGCCGCCTCTTTTCCAGAACGGTACCGTTGCCCTCACCTCTTCGGGACTTCAGGTCGGTGAAAAGCTTTATGCACTGAAGCGGATCCGGGCAGTCCGACTCAGCAACCGCATCAGCCGCACGGCTGCCATGCTGCTTTTCGCGGCATTAGCGCTGGGCGTGATCTGCTGTGTTCTGTCGGGCTGGGAACTGGTGGTGGCTGCCATTCTGGCGGTAGCGTGCCTGGGACGCGCCTGGTGGTTGGGCCGTCGCTCCTTCCGCGTGCTTATCCTCAGCCTGACCCCTGAACAGGGCGCTACAGGCGCGCCGACCGATACAGCGGTCCTGGCCAGCCAGGACCACGCGCTGATAGATGATCTGGCCCAATCCCTTGGCCGGACACTTCAGCAGAATACCGATGCTGCTTCGCAATCAGCTGCTTCGAAAGAAGGGTAA
- a CDS encoding transglycosylase SLT domain-containing protein: MWRPGFPCFQRPVCSVGPAKWRRAGIGLAGLCLLQLAGCASPPPQHPGNLCDIFREKRGWYFSAMKEEAHWHVPSAVPMAMMYQESGYHSSLHTKRTYILWIIPWGYQTTAYGYPQAKDEVWDEFNQATGRDGSRENFGDSLDFMDWYIAGNQKNLGIPVTNAAQQYLAYHEGRGGYSRRSYSSKGWLVQVAGKVGARARTYQRQYDSCKESLKPGFWERFWNAIF; encoded by the coding sequence GTGTGGCGTCCTGGTTTTCCGTGTTTTCAGAGGCCTGTCTGCTCTGTCGGGCCTGCCAAGTGGCGCAGGGCGGGTATTGGCCTTGCCGGACTGTGCCTGCTTCAGCTGGCTGGTTGTGCGTCGCCGCCGCCCCAGCATCCAGGTAATCTCTGCGATATTTTCCGTGAGAAGCGCGGCTGGTATTTCTCGGCGATGAAAGAGGAGGCGCATTGGCACGTGCCTTCTGCCGTGCCGATGGCGATGATGTATCAGGAATCAGGCTATCACAGCAGCCTGCATACAAAGCGCACATACATCCTCTGGATCATTCCCTGGGGATATCAGACCACCGCGTATGGCTATCCGCAGGCCAAGGATGAAGTATGGGATGAGTTCAACCAGGCCACGGGGCGCGACGGCTCGCGGGAAAATTTCGGCGATTCCCTTGATTTCATGGACTGGTACATAGCGGGCAACCAGAAAAATCTCGGCATTCCCGTCACCAATGCCGCCCAGCAATATCTTGCGTACCATGAAGGACGCGGTGGTTACAGCAGGCGCAGCTACAGCTCCAAGGGGTGGCTGGTACAGGTGGCCGGCAAGGTAGGCGCGCGGGCGCGCACTTATCAGCGGCAATATGACAGCTGCAAGGAGTCGCTCAAGCCCGGTTTCTGGGAGCGTTTCTGGAATGCGATCTTCTGA
- the ssb gene encoding single-stranded DNA-binding protein, translated as MAGSVNKVTLVGNLGRDPEVRNTQSGSKIVNLTLATSDSWNDRATGERRERTEWHRIVIFNERLADVAERFLRKGRKIYVEGELRTRKWTDQSGAEKYTTEVVLDRFRGDLVLLDGRNSGDEGGFSGGSSNSGGGSSFGNPRPQNAPQNPQRSAAGSPSNSQPQGGQSWDTGAHDNDLDDEIPF; from the coding sequence ATGGCTGGCAGCGTAAACAAGGTCACTCTGGTAGGTAATCTGGGGCGTGACCCGGAGGTCCGCAATACCCAATCGGGCTCAAAGATCGTCAATCTGACTCTCGCAACCAGTGATTCCTGGAATGACCGCGCAACGGGCGAACGCCGCGAGCGCACGGAATGGCACCGCATCGTGATTTTCAACGAGCGCCTGGCCGATGTGGCGGAGCGCTTTCTGCGCAAAGGCCGCAAGATCTATGTGGAAGGCGAGCTGCGCACCCGCAAATGGACTGACCAGAGCGGGGCGGAAAAATATACCACCGAGGTGGTGCTCGACCGTTTCCGTGGTGATCTCGTACTGCTTGACGGGCGCAACAGCGGCGATGAAGGCGGGTTCAGCGGAGGCAGCAGCAACAGCGGCGGCGGTTCCTCTTTCGGCAATCCGCGCCCGCAGAATGCACCTCAGAACCCCCAGCGTTCGGCCGCCGGGAGCCCGTCAAACAGTCAGCCGCAGGGTGGGCAGAGCTGGGATACCGGCGCGCATGACAATGATCTGGACGACGAAATCCCGTTCTGA
- the uvrA gene encoding excinuclease ABC subunit UvrA translates to MTQVTPATQTSSQSSAADVEIDAGTAARHQTTGRRPVPQAQITPDLPAIRVRGARTHNLQDVDVTIPRDTLTVITGLSGSGKSSLAFDTIYAEGQRRYVESLSAYARQFLELMGKPDVDSIEGLSPAISIEQKTTSRNPRSTVGTITEIHDYMRLLWARAGVPYSPATGLPIEAQSVSQMVDRVMDLPEGTRLMLLAPVVRDRKGDQARELAELTRKGFTRVRVDGTLYEINDVPTLNRRTRHTIEAVVDRVVLKEGVEQRLADSFETALALSDGLASVEEVLRPGSGNTAEDTAETAKEPVRISFSARYSCPESGFTLESVEPRLFSFNAPMGACPTCDGLGTETHFDPALIVPDERLTLRQGAIAPWQDERDPLFEQTLAGLAAHCGEDIDTPWAELKPQTRRFLLEGSGRENVKLTYADNGKTYTVTKPFDGVLKFLERRLARTSSVHVREALGRFQSAMPCSACHGARLRPEALCVKINERDIAQASDMTIHEALTWFQGVEATLTPQRAEIARRILREITERLHFLDRVGLDYLTLARGSATLSGGESQRIRLASQIGSGLTGVLYVLDEPSIGLHQRDNARLLAMLERLRNLGNTVLVVEHDEDAIRQADYLVDMGPGAGTQGGHVVACGTPEEVAENPESVTGAWLAGRRGIAVPEQRRKSERFLTLSGATGNNLRNVTARFPLGAFVAVTGVSGSGKSTLVIDTLYKGLSRNLMGSGAVPLPYKTLEGMEHIDKIIEIDQSPIGRTPRSNPATYTDLFTPIRDWFAGLPEAKARGYKPGRFSFNVKGGRCEACQGDGVLKIEMHFLPDVFVTCDACKGARYNRETLEVKYKGKSIADVLAMTVDEAVPFFQAVPRIAEKLAVLQQVGLGYVALGQQATTLSGGEAQRVKLAKELSRRATGRTLYVLDEPTTGLHTEDVRKLLEVLHALVDQGNTVVVIEHNLDLIKTADWVVDIGPEGGSGGGQVVAQGTPETIATTPKSHTGAFLKPMLAAPAPDATSAKPKAPARKKAVLKPKSESKAGQRKKNA, encoded by the coding sequence ATGACGCAAGTGACGCCAGCCACGCAAACTTCCTCCCAATCTTCCGCTGCCGATGTTGAGATTGATGCCGGCACGGCTGCCCGGCACCAGACAACAGGCCGCAGGCCTGTGCCCCAGGCGCAGATCACGCCTGACCTGCCGGCCATCCGTGTGCGGGGTGCACGCACGCACAACCTGCAGGATGTGGATGTCACGATTCCGCGCGACACGCTGACGGTCATCACCGGGCTGTCAGGCTCGGGCAAGTCTTCCCTGGCTTTTGACACGATCTATGCCGAAGGGCAGCGACGCTACGTCGAAAGCCTGTCTGCTTATGCGCGGCAGTTTCTGGAGCTGATGGGCAAGCCGGACGTCGATTCCATCGAAGGCCTTTCCCCAGCTATCTCAATCGAGCAGAAAACCACTTCCAGGAATCCGCGTTCCACTGTCGGCACGATCACGGAGATCCACGATTACATGCGCCTGCTCTGGGCGCGGGCCGGCGTGCCTTATTCTCCGGCTACCGGTCTGCCCATCGAAGCGCAGAGCGTCAGCCAGATGGTGGACCGGGTGATGGACCTCCCTGAAGGCACGCGGCTGATGCTGCTTGCCCCTGTAGTGCGCGACCGTAAGGGCGACCAGGCGCGTGAACTGGCCGAGCTGACCCGCAAGGGCTTCACCCGTGTGCGGGTCGACGGCACGCTTTACGAGATCAACGACGTGCCGACCCTCAACCGCCGTACTCGCCATACTATCGAAGCGGTGGTGGACCGTGTGGTGCTCAAGGAAGGCGTGGAGCAACGCCTGGCTGACAGCTTTGAAACCGCCCTCGCCCTTTCAGACGGCCTGGCGAGCGTGGAGGAAGTCCTCCGTCCGGGTAGCGGAAATACGGCCGAAGACACTGCGGAAACAGCTAAGGAGCCCGTCAGGATCAGCTTCTCGGCACGTTATTCCTGCCCGGAATCTGGCTTCACGCTGGAAAGCGTGGAACCGCGGCTGTTCTCCTTCAACGCGCCGATGGGCGCGTGTCCGACCTGTGACGGGCTGGGCACGGAAACGCATTTCGATCCTGCCCTCATCGTGCCCGATGAACGCCTCACACTGCGCCAGGGCGCCATCGCCCCCTGGCAGGATGAAAGAGACCCCCTGTTCGAGCAGACCCTGGCTGGCCTGGCCGCCCATTGTGGTGAGGATATCGACACCCCCTGGGCTGAGCTGAAGCCGCAGACCCGCCGCTTCCTGCTTGAAGGCAGCGGCCGGGAAAACGTCAAGCTGACCTATGCCGACAACGGCAAGACCTATACGGTTACGAAACCTTTTGATGGCGTACTGAAATTTCTGGAACGCCGCCTTGCGCGCACCAGCAGCGTGCATGTGCGTGAAGCGCTGGGCCGGTTTCAGTCCGCCATGCCGTGCAGCGCCTGCCACGGCGCACGCCTGCGGCCTGAAGCGCTGTGTGTGAAGATCAATGAACGCGATATCGCCCAGGCTTCCGACATGACGATTCATGAAGCCCTGACCTGGTTCCAGGGGGTGGAAGCGACGCTGACACCGCAACGCGCTGAAATCGCCCGCCGCATCCTGCGCGAAATCACCGAACGCCTGCATTTTCTCGACCGCGTCGGGCTGGATTATCTCACGCTCGCACGCGGCTCGGCCACGCTTTCAGGCGGCGAAAGCCAGCGCATCCGGCTGGCCTCGCAGATCGGCTCCGGCCTGACAGGCGTGCTTTACGTGCTTGATGAGCCTTCCATCGGCCTGCACCAGCGCGACAATGCCCGCCTGCTTGCCATGCTGGAGCGGCTGCGCAATCTCGGCAATACCGTTCTGGTGGTGGAACATGATGAGGACGCCATCCGGCAGGCCGATTACCTCGTCGACATGGGACCGGGCGCCGGCACGCAGGGCGGCCATGTTGTGGCCTGCGGCACGCCTGAGGAAGTGGCTGAAAATCCCGAGAGCGTCACGGGTGCCTGGCTGGCCGGGCGGCGCGGTATCGCTGTGCCCGAGCAGCGCCGCAAAAGCGAGCGTTTCCTGACCCTCAGCGGTGCCACAGGCAACAATCTCCGCAACGTCACCGCGCGCTTTCCGCTCGGCGCCTTCGTGGCGGTAACGGGCGTTTCCGGCTCAGGCAAATCCACGCTGGTGATCGACACACTGTATAAGGGGCTATCGCGCAATCTCATGGGGTCAGGGGCCGTGCCGCTGCCTTACAAGACGCTCGAAGGCATGGAGCATATCGACAAGATCATCGAGATCGACCAGTCCCCCATCGGGCGGACCCCACGCTCCAACCCCGCCACCTATACCGATCTCTTCACCCCCATCCGTGACTGGTTCGCTGGCCTGCCGGAAGCCAAGGCGCGCGGCTACAAGCCGGGCCGCTTCTCCTTCAATGTCAAAGGCGGGCGCTGCGAGGCCTGCCAGGGTGACGGGGTGCTGAAGATCGAGATGCACTTCCTGCCTGACGTGTTCGTCACCTGCGATGCCTGCAAAGGCGCACGCTATAACCGCGAGACGCTGGAGGTGAAATACAAAGGCAAGTCCATCGCTGACGTGCTGGCCATGACCGTCGATGAAGCCGTGCCCTTCTTCCAGGCCGTGCCGCGCATCGCCGAGAAGCTGGCGGTTCTGCAGCAGGTGGGGCTTGGTTATGTGGCGCTCGGCCAGCAGGCCACCACCCTTTCAGGCGGTGAAGCACAGCGCGTGAAACTGGCCAAGGAGCTGAGCCGCCGCGCCACCGGCCGCACCCTTTACGTGCTCGATGAGCCCACCACCGGGTTGCATACCGAAGATGTACGCAAACTGCTGGAAGTCCTCCACGCGCTTGTGGACCAGGGCAATACGGTGGTGGTGATCGAGCACAATCTCGACCTCATCAAGACCGCTGACTGGGTGGTCGATATCGGCCCCGAAGGGGGCAGCGGCGGCGGCCAGGTGGTCGCCCAGGGCACGCCGGAAACCATCGCCACCACGCCGAAAAGCCACACTGGCGCGTTTCTCAAGCCGATGCTGGCCGCCCCCGCACCAGACGCTACTTCGGCCAAGCCGAAAGCACCGGCGCGTAAAAAAGCCGTACTTAAACCCAAATCTGAAAGCAAGGCAGGCCAGCGGAAGAAAAATGCTTGA
- a CDS encoding type I restriction endonuclease subunit R: protein MPDLLAWIEASQPESWEKLQKTYGARLAENVAERVRKCLNKRGTLSVLRHGIEMQGLAKPLSLVQFKPALALNPALQKRYEANRLRVVRQMHHSVNNPKDALDLVLFVNGIAVATAELKSDFTQSVQDAVDQYRFDRNPHPKGGRSEPLLSFPGGALVHFAVSQTEVMMTTRLAGPETRFLPFNRGNAGGAGNVPNPEGFATSYLWEEVWAKESWLDLLQRYLIGKRDEKKQLKSVIFPRYHQLDATRKLVADVQEKGPGERYLIQHSAGSGKTNSIAWTAHFLADLHDAENQKMFDSVLVISDRNVLDAQLQEAIFDFERTTGVVATIDGTHGSKSAQLSQALKEGKKIIVCTIQTFPFALQAVQELAATQGKRFAVIADEAHSSQTGEAASKLKQLLSTEEWAQLQESGGIDTEALLTAQVNARAGAVKGLTYVAFTATPKQKTLELFGRPDPSEGPEGLPKPFHVYSMRQAIEEGFILDVLKNYTTYEQAFKLAQNGKQLDEKQIERSKAMKSLMLWVRLHPYNIASKVQIVIEHYRKNVQPLLEGNAKAMVVVGSRLEAVRWQKAIRDYIRKKNYALGVLTAFSGEVEDPESYPQPVSETSKVLNPGLNGRDIRDAFSGPEYQLLLVANKFQTGFDQPLLCGMYVDKKLGGIQAVQTLSRLNRAYPGKDTTYVLDFVNDPADILKAFKTYYETAELEAATNPNDLYDLRAKLDLMGYYDAFEVDRVAKAELNPKATQAQLFKAIEPVADRLLKRYKAAQADKTAAEARNDEKAARVAQDKLEALELFKSDIGAFVRLYVFLSQIVPYGPEIEKYFLFYKRLIPLLAFGRERDEVDLSQVVLTHHNLRNRGVQPLDLAQGEVSKLPPIDSMGSGAVQEKQKALLEEIIQKVNDLFDGELTDDDQLVYINGVLKGKLLENGLLKQQASSNSKEQFASSPDLTEAIMHAIMDALDAHKLMSTQALGSERIREGLKEILLGPGQLYEALREDVSL from the coding sequence ATGCCTGACCTGCTGGCCTGGATTGAGGCCAGCCAGCCTGAGAGCTGGGAAAAGCTTCAGAAAACCTATGGCGCCAGGCTGGCGGAGAATGTGGCTGAGCGCGTGCGCAAGTGCTTAAATAAGCGCGGCACGCTGAGTGTGTTGCGGCACGGTATCGAAATGCAGGGGTTGGCGAAACCGCTTTCTCTGGTGCAGTTCAAACCGGCTCTAGCGCTCAACCCTGCTCTGCAGAAACGCTATGAGGCGAATCGCCTGCGGGTCGTGCGGCAGATGCATCATTCCGTCAACAATCCGAAAGACGCGCTGGACCTGGTTCTGTTTGTCAACGGTATTGCTGTTGCGACGGCTGAGCTGAAGTCTGATTTCACCCAGAGTGTTCAGGATGCGGTGGACCAGTATCGTTTTGACCGCAATCCGCACCCGAAAGGCGGGCGGAGTGAGCCGCTCCTCAGTTTTCCTGGCGGTGCATTGGTGCATTTTGCCGTCAGTCAGACTGAAGTCATGATGACCACGCGCCTGGCCGGGCCTGAGACGCGTTTTCTGCCATTTAACCGTGGCAATGCAGGCGGGGCGGGCAATGTGCCTAATCCGGAAGGCTTTGCTACATCTTATCTGTGGGAAGAAGTCTGGGCAAAAGAGAGCTGGCTCGACCTGCTGCAGCGTTACCTTATCGGCAAACGCGATGAAAAGAAGCAGCTCAAAAGCGTGATTTTTCCGCGCTATCATCAGCTTGATGCCACGCGCAAACTGGTTGCAGACGTTCAGGAAAAAGGCCCTGGCGAGCGTTACCTGATCCAGCATTCAGCAGGCTCAGGCAAGACAAACTCCATCGCCTGGACAGCGCATTTCCTGGCGGATCTGCATGACGCTGAGAATCAGAAGATGTTTGACAGCGTGCTGGTCATCTCAGACCGTAACGTGCTGGATGCGCAGTTGCAGGAAGCGATTTTCGATTTCGAGCGCACGACCGGCGTCGTCGCCACCATTGACGGCACGCATGGCAGCAAAAGCGCCCAGCTCAGCCAGGCTCTGAAAGAGGGTAAGAAGATCATCGTCTGTACGATCCAGACCTTTCCTTTCGCGCTGCAGGCCGTGCAGGAACTGGCAGCGACGCAAGGCAAGCGCTTCGCCGTAATTGCTGATGAAGCGCACAGTTCCCAGACGGGAGAAGCCGCTTCAAAACTCAAACAGCTGCTTTCCACTGAAGAGTGGGCCCAACTCCAGGAAAGCGGGGGGATTGATACAGAAGCACTTCTGACTGCGCAGGTGAATGCGCGCGCTGGCGCGGTGAAAGGGCTGACTTATGTCGCCTTCACCGCAACGCCGAAGCAGAAGACGCTTGAGCTTTTCGGCCGGCCTGACCCGAGTGAGGGGCCGGAAGGTTTGCCCAAGCCGTTTCATGTCTATTCGATGCGCCAGGCGATCGAGGAAGGGTTCATCCTCGATGTGTTGAAGAATTACACAACTTACGAGCAGGCCTTCAAACTGGCCCAAAACGGCAAGCAGCTCGATGAGAAGCAGATCGAGCGCAGTAAGGCAATGAAGAGCCTCATGCTGTGGGTTCGGTTACATCCTTATAATATTGCTTCGAAAGTGCAGATCGTTATCGAGCATTATCGCAAAAATGTGCAGCCCTTATTGGAGGGTAACGCCAAAGCGATGGTGGTGGTCGGCAGCCGGCTGGAGGCTGTGCGCTGGCAGAAGGCCATTCGCGACTATATCCGTAAGAAGAATTATGCCTTGGGCGTTCTGACGGCCTTCTCTGGTGAGGTTGAAGACCCGGAGAGTTATCCGCAACCGGTAAGCGAGACGAGCAAAGTGCTCAATCCCGGCCTGAACGGGCGCGACATTCGCGACGCTTTTTCCGGGCCTGAGTATCAATTGCTTCTGGTGGCCAACAAATTTCAGACCGGGTTCGACCAGCCGCTGCTGTGCGGCATGTATGTGGATAAAAAACTAGGCGGCATCCAGGCTGTACAGACGCTCTCGCGTCTTAACCGCGCTTATCCGGGCAAAGACACCACGTATGTTCTGGATTTCGTCAATGATCCTGCAGACATCCTGAAGGCTTTTAAAACTTACTACGAAACAGCTGAGCTTGAAGCGGCTACGAATCCCAATGATCTCTATGATCTGCGCGCCAAACTTGATCTCATGGGTTACTACGACGCATTTGAGGTGGATCGGGTGGCCAAAGCGGAACTGAATCCGAAGGCCACGCAGGCGCAACTGTTTAAAGCTATTGAACCGGTCGCTGATCGCTTACTGAAACGCTATAAGGCGGCTCAGGCAGACAAGACAGCAGCTGAAGCGCGTAATGATGAAAAAGCCGCTCGTGTAGCGCAAGATAAGCTTGAAGCACTGGAGCTGTTCAAGAGTGACATAGGAGCCTTCGTGCGGCTGTATGTCTTTTTGTCGCAGATCGTGCCTTATGGACCGGAGATCGAGAAATACTTTCTGTTCTACAAGCGTCTGATTCCTCTCCTGGCCTTCGGGCGCGAGCGCGATGAGGTGGATCTGTCGCAGGTGGTCCTGACGCATCATAATCTGCGCAATAGGGGCGTGCAGCCGCTGGATCTGGCGCAAGGGGAAGTGTCGAAACTGCCCCCTATCGACAGCATGGGCAGCGGGGCGGTTCAGGAAAAGCAAAAAGCGCTTCTTGAAGAGATCATTCAGAAGGTCAATGACCTGTTCGACGGTGAGCTGACAGATGATGATCAGCTTGTTTATATCAACGGGGTTCTGAAAGGGAAGTTGCTCGAGAATGGTCTGCTGAAACAGCAGGCTTCAAGCAACAGCAAAGAGCAGTTCGCCAGTTCACCTGATCTGACGGAAGCAATCATGCATGCCATCATGGATGCCCTGGATGCTCATAAGCTTATGAGCACGCAGGCGCTTGGGTCCGAGCGGATACGCGAGGGCTTGAAAGAAATTCTTCTGGGCCCCGGCCAGCTTTACGAAGCTTTGCGGGAAGACGTTTCTCTCTGA